In a single window of the Etheostoma spectabile isolate EspeVRDwgs_2016 chromosome 3, UIUC_Espe_1.0, whole genome shotgun sequence genome:
- the sln gene encoding sarcolipin: protein MDHSVKELFLNFMIVLITVLLMWLLVKVYQD from the coding sequence ATGGACCACTCGGTGAAGGAGCTGTTCCTCAATTTCATGATTGTCTTAATCACTGTGCTGCTGATGTGGCTGCTGGTGAAAGTTTACCAGGACTGA
- the alkbh8 gene encoding alkylated DNA repair protein alkB homolog 8, translating into MDASVENNVKAFRRSKVDKKVLRKQLKASHTLLKHEGISTAPQPTKSLVVANGGLGNGVSREELSTALNEMGELETLIMHPHKPYAFVTYRSEESAQKAHIHLNGKKLQCGENSVTLYLSYVDSVTCEKEGSVPLPEGLVLVENFVSLEEEALLLAAIDWSSTNEEVTAQKALKHRRVKHYGFEFRYDNNNVDKDKPLAAGIPQECLPVLERCIKNKHIDIMPDQLTVNQYESGQGIPPHVDTHSAFEDTILSLSLGAKTVMEFRHPDGRLVAVVLPGRSLLVMKGESRFLWTHGITPRKFDMVPVCDPQSPAHTPDFGTRNNLTLNKRGTRTSFTFRKIRHEACRCAFPSACDSQVAPAAPSLPSPPSLPCCHADATLLEEEYVHQVYDAIASHFSGTRHSPWPRVCHFLSSLPPGSVLADVGCGNGKYLGVNPEVIAVGCDRSVALVQICAERGFQAFVSDALSVPLRTASCDACISIAVIHHFSTQERRLAAVKELVRLLKPGGRALIYVWAFEQEYNQQRSKYLKDQNKEHPENPSAEDSQEPHEKLSSRSSRPSEDNYRPVEKIQDVTDGKLSVHTNRTAFNTQDLLVPWHLKEGKKRVDEKSGEGAKKDKRKEISKKTSGNTCSACSSSSIAQLDSNLDPSPGFDSNMSSGSHLDTSDVSKPSPSCDTSRTSSSTLKLESESSPAAVYHRYYHVFQQGELEQLCGQEAGVRVQSSYHDQGNWCVILEKDSGR; encoded by the exons ATGGATGCGAGTGTGGAAAACAACGTGAAAGCGTTCAGGAGGAGTAAAGTGGACAAGAAAGTTCTTCGTAAACAGTTAAAAGCCAGTCACACTTTGCTGAAACATGAAGGCATTAGTACAGCACCGCAGCCTACCAAG AGTTTGGTGGTGGCTAATGGTGGCCTGGGGAACGGCGTTAGTCGAGAGGAGCTGTCTACAGCGCTGAATGAGATGGGAGAGCTGGAGACACTGATCATGCATCCTCACAAGCCCTACGCTTTTGTCACATACAG ATCTGAAGAGAGTGCTCAGAAAGCCCACATCCACCTCAATGGGAAAAaacttcaatgtggagagaacaGTGTAACACTCTACCTCAGTTATGTTGACTCAG TAACCTGTGAAAAGGAGGGATCGGTTCCTTTGCCAGAGGGATTAGTCTTGGTGGAGaattttgtgtctctggagGAGGAGGCTCTGCTGCTTGCTGCCATTGACTGGTCGTCTACTAATGAGGAAGTCACTG CTCAAAAAGCTCTGAAGCATAGAAGAGTCAAACATTATGGCTTTGAATTTCGCTATGACAACAACAACGTGGATAAGGACAAGCCATTAGCTGCAG GTATTCCTCAGGAGTGTCTACCAGTTCTGGAGCggtgtataaaaaacaaacacattgacATCATGCCAGACCAGCTGACTGTCAACCAGTATGAGTCTGGACAGG GCATTCCTCCTCACGTGGACACTCACTCTGCCTTTGAGGACACCATTCTGTCACTAAGCCTGGGGGCAAAG ACAGTGATGGAGTTCCGTCATCCCGATGGTCGTTTAGTTGCTGTGGTGTTGCCAGGACGGAGCCTCCTGGTGATGAAGGGAGAGAGCAGATTCCTCTGGACACATGG GATAACTCCTCGAAAGTTTGACATGGTGCCAGTCTGCGACCCACAATCCCCTGCTCATACGCCTGACTTTGGGACTCGCAACAATCTCACATTGAACAAGAGGGGCACCCGCACTTCTTTCACGTTCCGCAAGATTAGACATGAAGCCTGCCGTTGTG cctTTCCCTCTGCCTGTGACAGTCAGGTAGCTCCCGCAGCACCCTCTCTGCCGTCTCCTCCCTCACTGCCCTGTTGCCATGCCGACGCAACCCTTCTGGAGGAGGAGTATGTGCACCAGGTGTACGACGCCATTGCCTCCCACTTCAGCGGCACTCGCCACTCCCCCTGGCCTCGTGTTTGCCACTTCCTGTCATCCCTCCCACCGGGCAGCGTGCTGGCTGATGTGGGCTGTGGAAATGGCaaatacctgggtgtcaacccAGAGGTGATTGCA GTTGGTTGTGACCGTAGCGTTGCTCTTGTCCAAATCTGTGCAGAGAGGGGTTTCCAGGCGTTTGTATCTGATGCTCTCAGTGTCCCTCTGCGAACAGCCTCCTGTGATGCCTGCATCTCTATAGCTGTCATACACCACTTCTCCACACAG GAGCGTCGGCTGGCAGCAGTGAAGGAGCTAGTGAGACTTTTGAAGCCTGGAGGTCGAGCGCTCATCTACGTTTGGGCTTTTGAACAAGAGTACAACCAGCAGAGGTCCAAGTACCTCAAAGACCAGAACAAAGAGCATCCTGAGAACCCCAGTGCAGAAGACAGCCAGGAACCTCACGAGAAATTGAGTAGCCGTAGCAGCAGACCTTCAGAAGACAACTACAGGCCTGTAGAAAAAATACAAGATGTGACTGATGGCAAACTTAGTGTGCACACCAACCGCACAGCATTTAACACGCAGGACCTTTTGGTTCCGTGGCATctgaaagaggggaaaaaacgaGTGGACGAAAAATCAGGAGAGGGTGCGAAGAAGGATAAAAGGAAAGAGATATCCAAAAAGACTTCAGGTAACACTTGCTCAGCCTGTAGTTCAAGTTCCATAGCCCAGTTAGACAGTAACCTTGATCCCAGTCCAGGCTTTGACTCCAACATGTCTTCTGGATCACATCTTGACACCAGTGATGTCTCTAAACCCAGTCCTAGTTGCGACACCAGTCGGACCTCTAGTTCTACTCTAAAGTTGGAGTCGGAGAGCAGCCCAGCGGCCGTTTATCACCGCTATTACCACGTGTTCCAGCAGGGGGAGCTGGAGCAGCTGTGTGGTCAGGAGGCTGGAGTCCGTGTGCAGAGCAGCTACCATGACCAGGGAAACTGGTGTGTTATATTAGAGAAGGACTCGGGGAGATGA